GGACTCCCATATATGGCAGTCAATCCCCACAGCGGCACTGGCTGTCTGTGCTACAAGTATACTCCGACAACCGGTCAAACTTATTTCGGAAAACGAAGAGCGGTATAAAAAAGAGATCCGCTACAGCTATACCGCCGGCATAGATTCCGGCGGCCGCCTGACAGCTCTTGAGGCCGAAATCCATCTGAATGCCGGAGCCTACGGTTGTTTCTCATCAGAAGTTGTCACACGGCTCTGTCTTGGAGCAGCGGGTCTTTATCAGTGCCGTCATATGGATATTAAAGTTAAGAGTTTTAAAAGCAATACTCCCCCCTGGCTGCCCCTGAGTACCTGGGGACTGGCTCAGGGAGCCTTCGGTATAGAGATGCTGGCCAATTATATTGCGGTTGAAAGCGGACATGATCCTGCCATCTGGCGCTGTCAGAACCTCTCTTCCAAGGGGAATTTGAACACAACAATGGGAAAGATTCGCCAGACTCCGCCTCTTGCCGATATGATCAAATCACTTACTGAAGCCTCGGATTACACCAGAAAACATGCCGTTTCAAGACAGATCCGGACTAATAAAACCATCCTCGAAATAACACCCTCGGGATTCACCGGCATAGGGATGGCCGCCAGCCGTCAGGGTTATGAGTTTCTCAGCAGAGACAAACTTCTTACGGCAGCGTCTGTATCCGCGACTCTGCAGATAGAGGGAAACCTTGATGTACAGCTAGGAACAGTCCCCGCTTCTCCGGGAATCCTGGCCATCTGGAAGAAAAATATTTCAAGCGCCCTCAGTATTGAAGAAGACCAGATCAATCTGATTCAGGATCGTCCCGATGAACACAGCTTTAACGGTCCGGCCTGTCTGTCCCGGAATGTCATTGTATTTACCCGGCTCATAGATCAATGCTGCTCCATAATTCAGAAAAAACGTTTCCGTGAGGGACTTCCCATTACTGAAACTAGATCATATAGAAGACGTACCGCAAATGAATGGAATGAAAAGGAGATGATAGGCCATCCCTTCTCAAACCCATCCTGGGGTTGTGCGGTTGTGGAAGTATCATTATATACGGCTACAAAAGAGATCATGATTCCCAGGATCTGGCTGAGCATACACTGTGGAACCTTGCTTGATCCTCCGGCAGCCCGCTCCTTTGTAGAGGCCGAAGTGCGCCTGGCACTGACTCAGTGCATGGAGAAACAGGCAATCAAACCGAGTCTCTTCCCGGAACTCCACCTTCAATTTGAAGAGGA
This DNA window, taken from Oceanispirochaeta sp. M1, encodes the following:
- a CDS encoding xanthine dehydrogenase family protein, with protein sequence MSEDKFRNRLAGQVRFPEDISSKKMVYALQLRAQKAPGILKEINLPRLPSHINFFKAEDIPGKNILPYPDEEIPLLVEDEILYKGQAVGLLTGPDPDELFKIRQQIEIVISPTPKFPPYQMRDRRACPAEKRIQKGSTLRGLEKADSILQGSFTLTIPEVPVYPRQGVYCSKEGGTYVLHLHSQWPSLLRKLCAQAAGISRKQVEMHFNPAGRTWDSHIWQSIPTAALAVCATSILRQPVKLISENEERYKKEIRYSYTAGIDSGGRLTALEAEIHLNAGAYGCFSSEVVTRLCLGAAGLYQCRHMDIKVKSFKSNTPPWLPLSTWGLAQGAFGIEMLANYIAVESGHDPAIWRCQNLSSKGNLNTTMGKIRQTPPLADMIKSLTEASDYTRKHAVSRQIRTNKTILEITPSGFTGIGMAASRQGYEFLSRDKLLTAASVSATLQIEGNLDVQLGTVPASPGILAIWKKNISSALSIEEDQINLIQDRPDEHSFNGPACLSRNVIVFTRLIDQCCSIIQKKRFREGLPITETRSYRRRTANEWNEKEMIGHPFSNPSWGCAVVEVSLYTATKEIMIPRIWLSIHCGTLLDPPAARSFVEAEVRLALTQCMEKQAIKPSLFPELHLQFEEDSKKTTPPGGLEGLALGTIPPAFIQAVSQASGISITGLPVNSASLLSGGL